In the genome of Fervidobacterium gondwanense DSM 13020, one region contains:
- a CDS encoding 2-oxoacid:acceptor oxidoreductase family protein yields MTTRMIFAGFGGQGVMLMGQIISLAGMIQGKNVTWMPSYGPEMRGGTANCTVVISDEPVASPVTDKAEVIVAMNIPSLLKFESHVEKDGFLFLNESVIDREAHRNDISIVKVPCNEIADELGNLKVANMVMLGAVVGATNVVDAESIFKALEKKLSGGKASLIEVNKQAILKGMEIAKNSFK; encoded by the coding sequence ATGACAACAAGGATGATATTTGCCGGTTTTGGTGGACAAGGTGTCATGTTGATGGGTCAGATAATCTCGTTGGCTGGTATGATTCAAGGCAAGAACGTTACTTGGATGCCATCTTACGGTCCTGAGATGCGCGGTGGAACCGCTAATTGTACAGTGGTGATAAGCGATGAGCCAGTTGCATCGCCGGTGACTGACAAAGCCGAAGTTATTGTTGCAATGAACATACCTTCCTTGCTTAAATTTGAATCGCACGTTGAGAAAGATGGTTTCTTATTCTTAAACGAATCCGTTATAGACAGAGAAGCACATAGAAATGACATCAGCATTGTAAAAGTTCCATGTAACGAAATTGCCGATGAGCTCGGAAACTTAAAAGTCGCAAACATGGTTATGCTTGGTGCTGTTGTAGGTGCGACAAATGTCGTTGATGCTGAAAGTATTTTTAAGGCTCTCGAAAAGAAGTTAAGCGGAGGAAAAGCTTCACTCATAGAAGTAAACAAACAGGCAATTCTAAAAGGAATGGAAATTGCTAAGAATTCTTTTAAATGA
- a CDS encoding MFS transporter, with protein sequence MVTLLLAFIYVSFISLGLPDSMFGAAWPVIRNDMMLPVSTAGLISLISTLTIVFSTLLNPFIVRRLGTGRLIVISTLFSSVGLLLFSQSRTLIHLCIATAFTALGGGSIDVSLNNFVALHYKPKHMNWLHSLWGVGTTLGASIISAFVGSYGGWRNGYTVVSMFQLLLSFIFMLMLPVWNVHKNNNEGQIEQKRIVRSPLLVKNAILSVTAFFAYCAIETTTDVWASSFLVNFKGLSPSFGARGTALFFFGITLGRILSGFLSMKIKSIPMIRLSLLMILIGVIMLLSKMPTVLYLISLGVIGFGCAPIFPTMMHETPRRFGVEVSNFIVSLQMAGGYLGSAFGPFLFGLLISKAGIQLLPLFLLSLLLALVLITERLNSKLRLLHE encoded by the coding sequence ATGGTCACACTTTTATTAGCATTTATATATGTTTCATTCATCAGCTTGGGTTTACCTGATTCCATGTTTGGAGCCGCTTGGCCTGTTATTAGAAATGATATGATGTTGCCGGTTTCAACTGCTGGATTGATTTCGTTAATAAGCACTTTGACTATTGTCTTTTCAACCCTGTTAAATCCATTTATTGTCAGGCGCTTGGGGACTGGAAGACTAATTGTGATAAGCACGTTGTTTTCTTCTGTTGGGTTATTACTATTCTCTCAATCCAGAACACTCATACATCTTTGCATTGCAACAGCATTCACGGCTTTAGGTGGTGGTAGCATTGATGTTTCACTAAACAATTTTGTGGCTCTTCACTACAAGCCCAAGCATATGAACTGGCTACACTCTCTATGGGGTGTCGGAACAACATTGGGTGCTTCTATAATATCTGCTTTTGTTGGTTCTTACGGTGGGTGGAGAAATGGGTACACTGTCGTTTCGATGTTTCAGTTATTGTTATCTTTTATATTTATGCTGATGTTACCGGTTTGGAACGTTCATAAGAATAATAATGAGGGTCAGATCGAGCAAAAACGTATCGTACGTTCTCCTCTTTTGGTAAAAAACGCCATTCTCTCAGTAACAGCTTTTTTTGCATATTGTGCTATCGAAACAACAACAGATGTTTGGGCAAGTTCTTTCTTAGTGAATTTCAAAGGTCTTTCTCCTTCATTTGGAGCCAGAGGAACTGCGCTTTTCTTCTTTGGAATAACACTTGGAAGAATTCTATCTGGTTTCTTGAGCATGAAAATCAAAAGTATTCCAATGATAAGATTGTCTTTACTCATGATACTTATAGGGGTGATTATGCTTTTGTCAAAAATGCCCACGGTATTATATCTAATAAGCCTTGGAGTCATTGGTTTTGGTTGTGCACCAATATTTCCTACAATGATGCATGAAACTCCCAGAAGATTTGGCGTCGAAGTGTCAAATTTCATAGTTAGTTTGCAAATGGCAGGTGGGTATTTGGGAAGTGCGTTTGGACCATTTTTGTTTGGACTTCTAATTTCTAAGGCAGGGATACAGCTTTTGCCACTTTTTCTTTTAAGCTTGCTTTTAGCATTGGTCTTAATAACTGAGAGACTAAATTCGAAGTTAAGACTTCTTCACGAATAA
- a CDS encoding cobalamin biosynthesis protein CobQ — protein sequence MAKNYAFIGLFGSGKTEVAINWALRLKEEYDKVAIIDGDIISPYFRTRDVAEELEEMGIVPVYPRGALRNADLPIITGAAIGYLSNPEYKTVMDVGGEENGVVVLGYVKPYLGDVEISMVVNIARPFSSTVDGIIRAYEQLKRVARIKVDYLINNANLSYETTPELISKGEEILSKVSEVIEVPVKFTVIPEFVSENGFRYPIFKIKRFMKMEI from the coding sequence ATGGCGAAAAATTACGCGTTTATAGGATTATTTGGAAGCGGTAAGACAGAAGTTGCAATAAACTGGGCATTAAGATTGAAAGAAGAATACGATAAAGTGGCGATCATAGATGGAGATATAATTTCACCTTACTTTAGAACAAGAGACGTTGCCGAAGAACTTGAAGAGATGGGCATAGTACCTGTGTATCCGAGAGGAGCTTTGAGGAATGCAGACTTGCCGATAATAACCGGTGCAGCTATTGGTTATTTGTCGAATCCAGAGTACAAGACCGTTATGGACGTCGGTGGAGAAGAGAACGGCGTAGTTGTGCTGGGATACGTAAAGCCATACCTCGGAGACGTCGAAATAAGCATGGTTGTAAACATAGCAAGGCCATTTTCTTCAACAGTAGATGGAATTATAAGGGCGTACGAACAGCTGAAACGAGTCGCAAGGATTAAGGTAGATTACCTCATTAATAACGCAAATCTGTCTTACGAAACCACACCAGAACTTATATCGAAAGGCGAAGAAATACTTAGCAAAGTCTCAGAGGTTATAGAAGTTCCTGTCAAATTCACCGTGATACCAGAGTTCGTAAGTGAAAATGGTTTCAGGTATCCGATATTCAAAATTAAGCGTTTCATGAAAATGGAGATTTGA
- a CDS encoding DUF2089 domain-containing protein: MANMLPRCPVCGKPMKVIQLRCDDDGVTVSGYFDAPAFAYLDEEDTKFIMMFLRTKGNLKEMERLTGIGYFALRGRLDKVLEKMGLTPIESDSEESESGDVFKLLKEKKITVEEAISLLKKQRRGEEDGRTSE; the protein is encoded by the coding sequence ATGGCGAATATGCTTCCCAGATGTCCAGTGTGCGGGAAACCAATGAAAGTTATACAGCTAAGATGTGATGACGATGGAGTTACGGTTAGTGGTTACTTTGATGCCCCAGCTTTCGCATATTTGGATGAAGAGGATACGAAATTCATAATGATGTTTTTAAGAACAAAGGGAAACTTAAAGGAGATGGAGAGGCTCACCGGTATTGGCTACTTTGCGTTGAGAGGCAGGCTTGATAAGGTGCTCGAAAAGATGGGTCTAACTCCTATCGAATCGGATTCGGAAGAGTCGGAATCCGGAGATGTGTTCAAACTGCTAAAGGAAAAGAAGATAACTGTCGAGGAAGCTATATCTCTTCTAAAAAAGCAGAGAAGGGGTGAGGAAGATGGGAGAACTTCCGAATGA
- the hfq gene encoding RNA chaperone Hfq: protein MPKEKAKEKFNLQDRFLNIVRTRKIEVKVYLVNGFQAKGIVRSFDNFTVLLESGKQQTLIYKHAISTILPSEYIMLMKTEEEEQKEEQEAQESEGEQI, encoded by the coding sequence GTGCCAAAGGAAAAGGCAAAGGAAAAGTTCAACCTTCAGGACAGATTTTTGAACATTGTTAGAACAAGGAAGATAGAAGTTAAAGTTTACTTAGTTAACGGATTTCAGGCTAAGGGTATTGTTAGATCATTCGATAATTTCACGGTTTTATTGGAGAGTGGTAAACAGCAAACTTTAATTTACAAACATGCCATTAGTACGATTTTGCCTTCTGAATACATAATGCTAATGAAGACCGAAGAAGAGGAACAGAAGGAAGAACAAGAGGCTCAGGAAAGCGAAGGCGAACAGATATAA
- a CDS encoding pyridoxal-phosphate-dependent aminotransferase family protein yields the protein MVKRTLLLSPGPTPVPQEILLEGAKETIHHRTPEFVKILEETLELTKYVFQTQHPVYVLTASGTGALETAMVNLVNPGEKAIIVSAGKFGERWVEIAKAYGIVPVEIKLPWGKAVTPEMIEKAMKENPDAKVVFTTYSETSTGTVIDLENIAKLTKNTDVILVTDAVSGLLAEPLKMDEWGVDVVVSGAQKGWMLPPGLAFIAINDKAYAKVEKCTNNRYYFDLRKYKKSSPDNPWTTAVNLIYMLNKAVKMLKEEGIENVWARHALYGEATRAAVRALGLTFFSERPGNVLTAVNSPEGIPSSKLTKLMRDKYGVTIAAGQEPMKDEIFRISHLGYLTPFDIITGITALEFALNEMGYKVEIGKGVLAAEEVLFKGLVK from the coding sequence ATGGTAAAAAGAACTTTACTTTTATCGCCTGGTCCAACGCCAGTTCCTCAAGAGATTCTTTTAGAAGGTGCAAAAGAGACTATCCACCACAGAACTCCAGAATTCGTTAAGATACTTGAAGAGACTCTCGAATTGACAAAATACGTCTTCCAGACACAACATCCTGTCTATGTTCTAACAGCATCCGGCACAGGTGCACTTGAAACAGCGATGGTAAACCTTGTTAATCCTGGCGAAAAGGCAATCATAGTCAGTGCTGGTAAGTTCGGAGAAAGATGGGTAGAAATAGCAAAAGCTTACGGAATTGTTCCTGTCGAGATTAAACTCCCTTGGGGTAAAGCTGTAACACCCGAGATGATAGAAAAGGCAATGAAGGAAAATCCAGACGCTAAGGTTGTTTTCACAACATACAGCGAAACATCAACGGGTACTGTTATAGATCTCGAAAATATAGCCAAGTTGACAAAGAATACTGACGTTATCCTCGTAACAGATGCGGTCAGTGGTTTACTTGCTGAACCACTTAAGATGGACGAATGGGGCGTTGACGTCGTTGTTTCTGGTGCACAAAAAGGTTGGATGCTCCCGCCAGGTCTTGCATTCATCGCTATTAACGACAAAGCATACGCAAAGGTGGAAAAATGCACAAATAATAGATATTATTTCGATCTCAGAAAATATAAGAAAAGCTCACCAGACAACCCATGGACAACAGCAGTTAACTTGATATACATGCTCAACAAGGCTGTTAAAATGCTCAAAGAAGAAGGAATTGAAAACGTCTGGGCAAGGCATGCACTTTACGGAGAAGCAACAAGAGCAGCAGTTAGAGCTCTTGGCTTGACATTCTTCTCAGAACGCCCAGGAAACGTTCTTACAGCAGTCAATTCTCCAGAAGGAATACCATCAAGCAAACTCACAAAACTCATGCGCGATAAATACGGAGTTACGATAGCAGCCGGACAAGAACCTATGAAAGACGAGATATTCAGAATATCACACCTTGGCTACCTTACACCGTTTGACATAATCACAGGTATAACTGCTCTTGAATTTGCACTCAACGAAATGGGATATAAAGTCGAAATTGGAAAAGGAGTCTTAGCTGCAGAAGAGGTACTTTTCAAAGGGTTGGTGAAGTAA
- a CDS encoding LiaF transmembrane domain-containing protein, translating into MFWGVILVTAGVFILLSVVFSITSPVWLIFGAIALAGGIISMIKSFPNGVGLAILGGLIVVQSLDYIKMGFWEFVVAIIAAGLIEIGLKFIISGKRKRDWN; encoded by the coding sequence GTGTTCTGGGGCGTTATTTTGGTTACGGCTGGTGTTTTTATACTACTTAGCGTTGTATTTTCAATTACTTCCCCAGTGTGGCTTATTTTCGGTGCCATTGCACTGGCGGGCGGTATTATCAGCATGATAAAAAGTTTTCCAAACGGTGTAGGTCTTGCCATACTCGGTGGACTAATTGTCGTACAATCTCTAGATTACATCAAAATGGGATTCTGGGAATTTGTGGTAGCTATCATCGCAGCAGGGTTAATTGAAATTGGTTTAAAGTTCATCATTTCTGGTAAGAGGAAAAGAGATTGGAATTAA
- a CDS encoding bifunctional enoyl-CoA hydratase/phosphate acetyltransferase → MKKLSELLDKAKANGKKVVAVAAADDEVVLKAVEMAYNEGIVDAILFGNKEKIEKAAKNANVNLSNFEVIDSNAPADDAVKAVVNGKAHFVMKGNIKTGDLMKAVLKDEYNLKTGRTMSLVSIFETPLYHKLLVVSDAGMTIAPDLEQKVHLIENSVLVARKAVGVEKPKVAILGAIEVVNPKMEATVHAALLSKMNERGQIKGCIVDGPFALDNAVSKEAAEHKGIVSPVAGDADVLIMPDIEAGNIFYKGMVFLAGAKVASAIIGAKCPVALTSRADSDETKLLSIALTCLMVE, encoded by the coding sequence ATGAAAAAGCTCTCTGAACTACTTGATAAGGCAAAAGCCAATGGAAAAAAGGTCGTCGCAGTTGCGGCAGCAGATGACGAAGTAGTACTTAAAGCTGTTGAAATGGCATACAATGAAGGGATCGTTGACGCTATTTTGTTCGGTAACAAAGAAAAAATAGAAAAAGCTGCCAAAAATGCTAACGTTAATCTATCGAATTTTGAAGTTATAGATTCCAATGCTCCAGCTGATGATGCTGTTAAAGCTGTTGTTAATGGGAAAGCTCACTTTGTCATGAAAGGAAACATAAAGACTGGAGATTTGATGAAAGCGGTGTTAAAAGATGAGTACAATCTCAAAACAGGAAGAACGATGTCACTTGTGAGTATATTCGAGACACCACTTTATCACAAGCTCTTGGTTGTTAGTGACGCCGGGATGACTATCGCACCTGATCTTGAGCAGAAAGTACATTTAATTGAGAACTCAGTGCTTGTTGCAAGGAAGGCTGTTGGCGTTGAAAAACCAAAAGTTGCAATACTTGGGGCGATAGAAGTAGTGAATCCAAAGATGGAAGCGACAGTTCATGCTGCGTTGCTTTCAAAGATGAACGAGAGAGGACAGATTAAGGGCTGTATTGTTGACGGACCATTCGCGTTGGACAATGCCGTTTCTAAAGAAGCCGCCGAACACAAAGGAATCGTAAGCCCTGTTGCTGGGGATGCTGACGTTTTGATCATGCCAGATATTGAAGCCGGTAACATCTTCTACAAAGGAATGGTATTCCTTGCAGGTGCGAAGGTTGCATCAGCGATAATAGGTGCTAAGTGCCCCGTCGCTCTAACTTCTCGAGCAGACAGTGATGAAACAAAGCTATTATCTATTGCTCTTACATGTTTGATGGTTGAGTAG
- a CDS encoding 3-methyl-2-oxobutanoate dehydrogenase subunit VorB has protein sequence MERVLVKGTEAIGEAAIRAGCRLFFGYPITPQNELPEYMSKRMPEVDGTFLQTESEVATINMVYGAACTGTRVMTSTSSPGYSLMQEGVSYMACAELPAVLVNVVRGGPGLGDIQPSQGDYWQATKGGGHGDYKLIVLAPSTVQEAVDLTYLAFDLADEYRNPVLIIADGVIGQMMEPVTFPEFRDLNTLPKHEDWALTGAAGREKHIVVSFDIDPYVLEKMNLKLIEKFKTIEAKEKRWEEYKLEDAEIVITAFGTVGRIAKSVVEQARREGIKAGLLRPITLWPFPYERLEEIAKGKKLIFDVEMNMGQMLEDVRLAVKDHAPIEYYGRLGGVVPTPDEILQALKSKLGR, from the coding sequence ATGGAACGAGTGCTTGTGAAAGGAACAGAAGCGATAGGTGAGGCAGCAATAAGAGCTGGTTGTAGATTGTTTTTCGGTTATCCAATAACGCCGCAAAACGAATTACCAGAATACATGTCAAAGAGAATGCCAGAAGTGGACGGTACTTTCTTGCAGACAGAAAGTGAAGTTGCAACGATCAACATGGTTTACGGCGCTGCGTGTACAGGCACAAGGGTGATGACATCGACATCTTCGCCTGGATACAGCCTCATGCAGGAAGGTGTTTCGTATATGGCTTGTGCTGAGCTTCCAGCTGTTCTTGTGAACGTTGTTAGAGGTGGACCAGGCTTGGGAGATATTCAACCATCACAAGGAGATTATTGGCAGGCAACAAAAGGTGGTGGCCACGGAGATTACAAACTTATAGTCCTTGCTCCATCAACAGTTCAAGAAGCGGTTGACCTTACATACCTTGCATTTGACCTTGCCGACGAGTACAGGAACCCCGTGCTCATAATTGCCGACGGAGTCATCGGACAGATGATGGAGCCAGTAACATTCCCAGAATTTAGAGATTTGAACACTCTTCCAAAGCACGAAGATTGGGCGTTGACAGGTGCTGCTGGAAGAGAAAAGCATATAGTTGTTTCATTTGATATAGATCCATACGTTTTGGAAAAGATGAATCTTAAATTGATTGAGAAGTTTAAGACAATCGAAGCCAAAGAAAAACGATGGGAAGAATACAAATTAGAAGACGCAGAAATAGTGATTACCGCTTTTGGTACCGTTGGTAGGATTGCTAAGAGTGTAGTTGAACAGGCAAGAAGAGAAGGTATAAAAGCTGGCTTACTCAGACCAATTACGCTGTGGCCATTCCCATACGAGAGACTCGAAGAAATTGCAAAAGGCAAGAAGTTAATATTCGATGTTGAAATGAACATGGGACAGATGCTCGAAGATGTGAGACTTGCTGTGAAAGATCACGCACCGATTGAATACTACGGAAGACTTGGTGGAGTAGTTCCTACTCCAGATGAGATACTCCAAGCCCTCAAATCTAAGCTCGGGAGGTAA
- a CDS encoding thiamine pyrophosphate-dependent enzyme: protein MAFEVILKRPESLTQREFTYCPGCTHGIIHRLIAEVIDELGIREKTLAVAPIGCSVFAYQFFNTDATVAAHGRAPAVATGMKRARPDLYVFTYQGDGDLAAIGTAEIVHAANRGEKITTIFVNNAIYGMTGGQMAPTTLLGMKTTTTPYGRSATNDGYPLHVSEVIKEARGVAFLARTKVNTPQDVQKTKKAIKKAFLAQVKGLGFGMVEVLSTCPTNWGIDPVSSLKWLEEHMVPEYPLGVFVDKVGDEK, encoded by the coding sequence ATGGCATTTGAAGTGATATTGAAAAGACCAGAAAGCTTAACTCAAAGAGAATTCACATACTGTCCGGGATGTACACACGGAATTATACACAGACTCATTGCAGAAGTAATTGATGAATTAGGTATAAGAGAAAAGACTCTGGCAGTTGCACCAATCGGATGTTCAGTTTTTGCATACCAATTTTTCAACACTGATGCAACAGTTGCGGCACACGGTAGGGCCCCTGCTGTTGCAACTGGTATGAAAAGAGCAAGACCAGACCTCTACGTCTTTACGTACCAAGGAGATGGTGACTTGGCAGCAATCGGTACAGCTGAGATAGTTCACGCAGCTAATAGAGGTGAGAAGATTACAACGATATTCGTGAATAATGCTATCTACGGAATGACTGGTGGTCAGATGGCACCAACTACGTTACTTGGCATGAAAACAACAACAACTCCATATGGAAGAAGTGCCACAAACGATGGTTACCCACTTCACGTTTCTGAAGTAATTAAGGAAGCAAGAGGGGTAGCTTTCTTAGCTCGAACAAAGGTAAATACACCTCAAGATGTTCAAAAAACGAAGAAAGCCATAAAGAAAGCGTTCTTAGCACAAGTCAAAGGTCTTGGGTTTGGCATGGTTGAAGTTCTTTCAACATGTCCGACAAACTGGGGAATCGACCCTGTATCTTCACTCAAGTGGCTTGAAGAACACATGGTACCTGAATATCCTCTTGGAGTATTCGTTGACAAGGTAGGGGATGAAAAATGA
- the buk gene encoding butyrate kinase produces MKILVINPGATSTKIAVFEDKNKVIQETLQHSVEELDKYKSVMDQKDMRAKAILDFLSKNSLKIEDLDAIAARGGILPPVEGGTYLVDENMVDYLVNRTKVQHASNLAAVIGYELASGASKNIPVYITDPVSVDEMIPEARLSGIKDIERKSLSHISNMRAVGIRIAEELGKKFNELNMVIAHLGSGISVAPFEKGRMIDVNNANDEGPFSVERTGELPVGDVVKLAYSGEYTKDQMKRMFIGKGGLVAYLGTNDLREAFRMAESDPKALEVIEAMAYQIAQEIGAMCVSLKGKVDAIVLTGGMAYSERFVEMIRSYIYKFGPIFVVPGEMEMEALAYGALRVLIGEELPKVWRDER; encoded by the coding sequence ATGAAGATTTTGGTTATAAATCCAGGCGCAACGAGTACCAAGATCGCTGTCTTTGAAGACAAAAATAAGGTTATCCAGGAAACACTCCAACATTCTGTCGAAGAACTCGATAAATACAAATCTGTAATGGACCAAAAAGATATGAGGGCAAAGGCTATATTAGACTTTCTTTCAAAGAATTCACTGAAAATCGAAGATCTTGATGCAATAGCGGCACGTGGTGGAATACTGCCACCTGTTGAAGGTGGAACTTACTTAGTCGATGAGAACATGGTTGATTATCTTGTTAATAGGACAAAAGTCCAACACGCATCGAATTTAGCTGCTGTTATAGGTTACGAACTTGCGAGTGGGGCATCGAAAAACATACCTGTGTACATAACTGACCCCGTTAGTGTTGATGAAATGATTCCAGAAGCACGTTTATCAGGAATAAAGGATATAGAAAGAAAAAGCCTTTCACATATTTCAAACATGCGGGCAGTTGGCATAAGAATTGCAGAAGAATTGGGAAAAAAGTTCAACGAATTGAATATGGTGATTGCCCATCTTGGGAGTGGCATATCAGTTGCACCTTTTGAAAAAGGTAGAATGATAGATGTCAACAACGCCAATGACGAAGGTCCTTTCAGTGTTGAGAGAACAGGTGAACTGCCAGTTGGTGATGTTGTTAAGCTTGCTTACTCAGGTGAGTACACCAAAGATCAGATGAAAAGGATGTTTATTGGAAAAGGCGGGCTTGTTGCCTACCTTGGGACAAACGATTTGCGAGAAGCTTTCAGAATGGCAGAAAGTGATCCGAAAGCCCTTGAAGTGATTGAAGCAATGGCTTATCAAATTGCACAAGAAATCGGAGCAATGTGTGTATCATTAAAAGGAAAAGTAGATGCAATCGTCCTTACTGGGGGGATGGCATACAGCGAAAGGTTTGTAGAAATGATAAGGTCATATATATACAAATTCGGCCCTATATTTGTGGTTCCAGGTGAAATGGAAATGGAAGCGTTGGCTTATGGAGCCCTGCGTGTGCTCATAGGGGAAGAACTACCAAAGGTGTGGAGGGATGAGAGATGA
- the guaB gene encoding IMP dehydrogenase, giving the protein MASSKKQVSRIKEVNFKEALTFDDVLLIPQYSEVLPSDTDVSTRLTKRIRLNIPLLSAAMDTVTESELAKALAREGGIGIIHKNLSIKEQAHQVEIVKRTENGVIENPVVIHPNDTVFNALKLMAEYKIGGFPVVDDSGYLVGLLTNRDVRFETDVKKKVKELMTPRNKLVVAKPGISLEKAKEILHQNRIEKLPIVDENDKLIGLITIKDVLSVIEHPNAARDQKGRLRVGAAVGTGKDTLERVEALIKAGVDVIVIDTAHGHSRKVIETVKLVKKTYPEIELIAGNVATAEATEALIKAGADAIKVGIGPGSICTTRIVAGIGVPQLSAVMECAEIAKRFDVPIIADGGIRYSGDIVKALAAGAETVMLGSIFAGTEESPGETVLYQGRKYKVYRGMGSIGAMKSGSADRYFQSENQKFVPEGVEGMVPYKGAVKDVVYQLVGGIRAGMGYVGAKDIKELQKKAKFVKITPASVKESHPHDIVITKEPPNYWSGQ; this is encoded by the coding sequence ATGGCAAGTTCTAAGAAACAGGTCAGCAGGATAAAAGAAGTGAATTTTAAAGAAGCTCTGACATTTGACGATGTCTTGTTAATCCCTCAGTACAGTGAAGTGCTCCCGTCAGATACCGATGTATCAACGCGCTTAACAAAAAGAATACGTTTAAACATCCCTTTGTTAAGTGCTGCTATGGATACCGTAACAGAGAGTGAGTTGGCAAAGGCTCTTGCTCGAGAAGGCGGAATAGGAATTATTCACAAAAATCTTTCTATTAAAGAACAAGCACACCAAGTCGAAATTGTAAAGAGAACAGAAAATGGTGTAATCGAGAATCCAGTAGTCATTCACCCAAACGATACGGTCTTTAATGCGCTTAAACTTATGGCAGAGTATAAGATAGGTGGATTCCCAGTTGTTGATGACAGTGGATATCTTGTCGGGTTGTTGACCAATAGAGATGTTAGATTCGAGACAGATGTGAAGAAAAAGGTAAAAGAACTTATGACTCCCAGAAACAAGTTGGTTGTTGCAAAACCTGGAATTTCACTTGAAAAGGCGAAGGAAATCCTGCACCAAAATAGAATAGAGAAACTTCCAATAGTTGATGAAAATGATAAATTAATAGGTCTCATAACGATAAAGGACGTCCTCAGCGTTATAGAACATCCCAACGCAGCACGAGATCAAAAGGGTAGATTGCGCGTTGGAGCGGCTGTCGGAACGGGAAAAGATACGCTTGAACGCGTTGAGGCTTTGATTAAAGCAGGTGTTGATGTCATCGTTATAGACACTGCACATGGACACTCGAGAAAAGTTATAGAAACTGTGAAGTTGGTAAAAAAGACATATCCTGAGATAGAGTTAATAGCGGGAAACGTTGCAACCGCAGAAGCTACTGAAGCTCTGATAAAGGCCGGTGCTGATGCTATAAAGGTTGGGATTGGGCCTGGGTCTATCTGTACAACCAGAATTGTGGCTGGTATAGGTGTACCACAACTAAGTGCCGTCATGGAATGTGCAGAAATTGCTAAAAGATTTGATGTGCCGATAATAGCAGATGGTGGGATAAGATACTCAGGTGATATAGTCAAAGCACTTGCAGCAGGAGCTGAAACTGTCATGTTAGGGAGCATATTCGCTGGGACGGAAGAATCTCCTGGTGAAACCGTGTTGTATCAGGGAAGAAAATACAAAGTATATAGAGGTATGGGGTCAATCGGAGCGATGAAATCTGGAAGTGCCGATAGATACTTCCAATCCGAAAACCAAAAATTCGTTCCCGAAGGTGTTGAAGGCATGGTGCCTTACAAAGGTGCAGTCAAAGACGTAGTGTACCAACTCGTTGGTGGTATTAGGGCCGGAATGGGATACGTAGGAGCAAAAGATATCAAGGAATTGCAAAAGAAAGCGAAATTTGTAAAAATTACACCGGCATCTGTAAAAGAAAGCCACCCGCATGATATTGTTATCACGAAAGAACCACCAAACTATTGGAGTGGACAGTGA
- a CDS encoding 4Fe-4S dicluster domain-containing protein, which produces MPKVKGRIEIDQERCKGCGLCISVCPMKVIEFSDGFNAKGYHPAEAKYVDKCIACGFCYNMCPDVCITVYRDKESA; this is translated from the coding sequence ATGCCAAAGGTAAAAGGACGCATCGAGATCGACCAGGAAAGGTGTAAAGGTTGTGGATTGTGCATAAGTGTATGTCCAATGAAGGTAATAGAATTCAGCGATGGTTTCAACGCTAAGGGATATCATCCCGCCGAAGCGAAATATGTCGATAAGTGTATAGCCTGCGGTTTTTGCTATAACATGTGTCCAGATGTTTGCATAACGGTCTACAGAGATAAAGAAAGCGCATAA